Proteins co-encoded in one Funiculus sociatus GB2-C1 genomic window:
- a CDS encoding UPF0182 family protein, which yields MNRIFRLIVLLLGVWLGFDLVAHLVADVFWFQEVGYLAAFLLRIKTQLLLGAIAFIVTAGFLLGNLYLAHRLKYPNEIPSTLLKKGGFSPLFSRGARGDQILTEYRGESFFSPSPQSPIPSPQSPASNPQSSALKLRSLLVITIALSLLIGLMLLHYGQIAVSYWHPNLNLPNISPPVPVWIKPELILVQIRKILSNSWQIVVVLISAALVFSFPQFLVTAIAVVISLFFGLVLSSHSARVLQFFHPISFNSIDPLFGRDISFYVFSLPIWELLDFGLFGLSLFGLVAVTLTYLTSGNSISQGIFPGFSKAQLRHLYGLGGCLFSALSLHYWLSRYQLLYSTSGVSYGASYTDVAVKLPLNTGLSILAVAIALFLFWRTRQFKLKILKLKFFLIAFLSLHISFFIVLPFVVQRLVVQPNELRRETPFIKRSIAFTRQAFDLEDIEVQTFNPTDQLTAADLQNNNLTIDNIRLWDTRPLLQTNRQLQQIRLYYKFPDADIDRYTLKSEAIAPKTPPTSRQQVLIAARELDYTAVPQQAQTWVNEHLVYTHGYGFTLSPVNTVGPGGLPDYFVKDIGTEAGEAGTLKTSSEAVRASIPIETPRIYYGEISNTYVMTSTRARELDFPSGDDNVYNTYDGRGGISIGSWWRRLLFAEYLKDWQMLLTRDFTPETKLLFRRNINQRIRAIAPFLRYDGEPYLVAANTGDSETQSYLYWIVDAYTTSDRYPYSDPGKYDFNYMRNSVKVVIDAYNGSANFYIADPTDPIINSWSAIFPGLFKPLNEMPATLRSHIRYPMDFFTTQSERLLTYHMTDQQVFYNREDQWRIPMEIYAAEQQAVEPYFLIMRLPTAQEEEFILLLPFTPIQRNNLIAWLAARSDGDNYGKLLLYQFPKQELIYGTEQIEALINQDPVISQQISLWNRQGSRAIQGNLLVIPIEESLLYVEPLYLEAERNSLPTLVRVIVAYENRIIMAETLDQALQAIFQPENPSTPPIIRPVEEPAL from the coding sequence ATGAATCGAATTTTCCGATTAATTGTACTGCTACTGGGGGTTTGGCTAGGTTTCGATCTAGTCGCACACCTAGTAGCAGATGTTTTTTGGTTTCAGGAAGTCGGGTATTTAGCGGCGTTTCTTCTGAGGATAAAAACTCAGCTGTTGTTGGGGGCGATCGCATTTATCGTTACAGCAGGCTTTTTACTGGGCAATTTATATCTCGCCCATCGTCTCAAATATCCCAACGAGATTCCTTCAACCCTCCTAAAAAAGGGGGGCTTTTCTCCCCTCTTTTCAAGAGGAGCTAGGGGGGATCAAATCTTAACCGAATATAGGGGAGAATCCTTTTTTTCACCCAGTCCCCAATCCCCAATCCCCAGTCCCCAATCCCCAGCCTCCAATCCCCAATCCTCAGCACTGAAATTGCGATCGCTTCTAGTAATCACCATCGCCCTCAGTTTGCTGATTGGGTTAATGTTGCTGCACTATGGTCAAATAGCCGTAAGCTATTGGCATCCAAATCTCAACTTGCCTAATATATCTCCACCCGTGCCAGTGTGGATTAAGCCAGAGTTGATTTTGGTTCAGATTAGGAAGATACTATCTAACAGCTGGCAGATAGTTGTAGTGTTGATATCCGCGGCGCTAGTTTTTAGTTTTCCGCAGTTTTTGGTAACAGCGATCGCTGTTGTCATAAGTTTATTTTTTGGGTTGGTTCTCTCAAGTCATTCAGCGAGAGTTTTACAGTTTTTTCATCCCATAAGTTTTAATAGCATTGACCCCTTATTTGGACGCGATATCAGCTTTTACGTATTTAGTTTGCCAATTTGGGAGTTATTGGATTTTGGGCTTTTCGGACTATCTTTATTTGGTTTAGTAGCAGTAACTCTGACATACTTAACCTCCGGGAACAGTATTAGTCAAGGCATATTTCCGGGATTTTCTAAAGCGCAACTGCGGCATTTGTACGGACTGGGGGGATGTTTATTTAGCGCGCTGTCCCTGCATTATTGGCTGTCGCGCTATCAATTGTTGTATTCCACCAGTGGCGTTAGCTATGGTGCCAGTTACACTGATGTCGCAGTGAAGTTGCCGTTGAATACAGGTTTGAGCATTTTGGCGGTAGCGATCGCGCTTTTCCTGTTTTGGCGAACAAGGCAATTTAAACTAAAAATTTTAAAATTAAAATTCTTTTTAATTGCATTCTTAAGCCTTCATATTTCATTTTTCATTGTCTTACCCTTCGTAGTACAACGCTTAGTTGTTCAGCCTAACGAACTCCGCCGAGAAACACCTTTTATTAAACGCAGCATCGCTTTCACACGTCAAGCATTCGATCTAGAGGATATTGAAGTACAAACCTTTAATCCCACAGATCAACTCACCGCAGCTGATTTGCAGAATAACAATCTAACGATCGATAATATTCGCCTTTGGGATACACGACCACTTTTGCAAACTAATCGCCAGTTACAGCAAATCAGACTTTATTACAAATTTCCCGATGCTGATATCGATAGATATACTTTAAAAAGTGAGGCTATTGCTCCAAAAACGCCCCCAACATCAAGACAACAGGTACTCATCGCTGCACGAGAATTAGACTATACCGCCGTTCCCCAACAAGCGCAGACTTGGGTAAACGAACACCTAGTTTACACTCACGGTTATGGTTTTACCCTTTCTCCAGTAAATACAGTAGGCCCAGGCGGACTACCAGACTATTTTGTAAAAGATATTGGCACGGAGGCGGGTGAAGCTGGCACTTTAAAGACATCTAGCGAAGCAGTTCGAGCTAGTATTCCTATTGAAACGCCTCGGATTTACTACGGTGAAATTAGCAACACCTATGTAATGACATCAACAAGAGCTAGAGAGTTAGATTTTCCGAGTGGCGACGATAATGTTTACAATACTTATGATGGTCGCGGCGGTATTTCTATCGGTTCTTGGTGGCGGCGGTTGTTGTTTGCCGAGTATTTGAAAGACTGGCAAATGCTGCTGACGCGGGACTTTACGCCAGAAACTAAGTTGTTGTTTCGCCGTAATATTAATCAGAGAATTCGAGCGATCGCGCCTTTTTTACGATACGATGGCGAACCTTATTTGGTAGCTGCTAATACTGGCGACAGCGAGACTCAAAGTTACTTGTACTGGATTGTGGATGCTTATACAACAAGCGATCGCTATCCCTACTCAGATCCAGGCAAGTATGACTTTAACTATATGCGGAATTCCGTGAAAGTTGTTATCGATGCTTACAACGGTTCTGCTAACTTCTACATTGCCGATCCTACAGACCCAATTATTAATAGCTGGAGTGCTATCTTTCCGGGACTATTCAAACCCTTAAACGAGATGCCAGCTACCTTACGCAGTCATATTCGTTATCCGATGGACTTTTTCACCACCCAATCGGAACGATTACTAACATACCACATGACAGACCAGCAGGTGTTCTACAACCGCGAAGATCAGTGGCGCATTCCGATGGAAATTTACGCCGCCGAACAGCAAGCAGTAGAACCCTACTTTCTAATTATGAGACTGCCAACAGCCCAGGAAGAAGAATTTATCCTGCTGTTACCCTTCACCCCTATTCAACGCAATAACTTAATTGCTTGGTTAGCGGCGCGTTCCGATGGTGATAACTACGGTAAGCTGTTACTCTACCAATTTCCTAAGCAGGAATTAATCTATGGAACCGAGCAAATTGAAGCGTTGATTAACCAAGATCCGGTTATTTCCCAACAAATTTCTCTGTGGAATCGTCAAGGTTCAAGAGCAATTCAAGGGAATTTATTGGTAATTCCAATTGAAGAATCGCTGCTTTATGTTGAACCTCTTTATTTAGAAGCAGAAAGAAACAGTTTACCGACTTTAGTGCGCGTGATTGTTGCCTATGAGAACCGCATCATCATGGCAGAAACTCTCGATCAAGCACTCCAGGCTATCTTCCAACCAGAAAACCCGTCAACTCCTCCAATTATCCGTCCAGTGGAGGAGCCAGCTTTATAG
- a CDS encoding amino acid ABC transporter ATP-binding protein, producing MHLNEDYNAAVKVDNLHKSFGNLKVLQGISTEIGHGEVVAVIGPSGSGKSTFLRCMNLLEVPTSGKIYIQGADITSQKTDIMKVRQNVGMVFQHFHLFPHKTVLSNVTYAPKKVKNISPEEARREGMELLSKVGLAEKADVYPSKLSGGQKQRVAIARSLAMKPDIMLFDEPTSALDPEMVKEVLEVMKDLTKTGITMAIVTHEMGFAREVANRILFLDKGMLAEDSPPSKFFTNPECDRAKQFLEKML from the coding sequence ATGCACTTGAACGAAGATTACAACGCAGCAGTTAAGGTTGATAACTTGCATAAATCTTTTGGCAACCTCAAGGTTTTGCAAGGAATTTCTACTGAGATTGGACATGGGGAAGTTGTGGCAGTTATTGGGCCTTCGGGTTCTGGTAAATCCACTTTCTTGAGGTGCATGAATTTACTAGAAGTGCCAACTTCAGGTAAGATTTACATCCAAGGAGCAGACATCACCTCGCAAAAAACTGACATTATGAAAGTTCGTCAGAATGTCGGGATGGTATTTCAACATTTCCATTTATTCCCTCACAAAACTGTCCTTTCTAATGTGACGTATGCACCAAAAAAGGTGAAAAATATTTCGCCGGAGGAGGCGCGGCGAGAAGGAATGGAGTTGTTGAGTAAAGTTGGTTTGGCAGAAAAGGCTGATGTTTATCCTTCTAAGTTGTCAGGGGGACAGAAACAGCGGGTAGCGATCGCGCGTTCCTTGGCAATGAAGCCTGATATTATGTTGTTTGACGAACCCACCTCCGCACTCGACCCAGAAATGGTGAAAGAGGTGCTGGAAGTGATGAAAGACCTTACAAAAACTGGGATCACAATGGCAATTGTCACCCACGAAATGGGATTTGCGCGAGAAGTTGCCAATCGAATTTTGTTTTTGGATAAAGGGATGCTGGCGGAAGATTCACCGCCTAGCAAGTTCTTTACAAATCCAGAATGCGATCGCGCTAAGCAATTTCTTGAGAAGATGCTATAA
- a CDS encoding ABC transporter substrate-binding protein/permease yields MPKRKWLFFILFSVALTISLVFGGWRSDRVLGQSPQYQGKKFVMVTSADYPPYEFRDTASGSADIVGFDVDIANYIAKELGFQLEIKDTDFSGIIPAVQSGRADFAMAGMTPTAERRQNVDFSDIYYEAKNTIVAQKGSNLTTPESLAGKKVGVQLGSTQEKAAKEIKGANLVALNKTGEIIQEVKSNRIDAAIIEDTIAKGFIANNPDLEFNTVPNTGEAGSAIAFAKGSPLVNDFNRVLAEMKQNGEIDRLVTKWFENNGKAETPASSSSLAFAKITPRIPFILKGILITLQFTAISAVLGFIWGTILSLFKISTFKPLVWFATAYTSIFRGTPLLLQIALVYYATPQLIGYNIPALLAGVITFTLNSGAYISETIRGGILAVDKGQREAALSLGVPYKPMMLDIILPQAIKNILPALVNESIALLKDSALVSTIGVTDLLRRAQIVGAEQYIYFEPLLFAGAIYYLMVMSLTWGGYALERRLQRSS; encoded by the coding sequence ATGCCAAAAAGGAAATGGCTCTTCTTCATCCTATTTTCTGTCGCGCTGACGATAAGTTTGGTTTTTGGAGGTTGGAGAAGCGATCGCGTCTTAGGACAATCGCCCCAATATCAAGGTAAAAAATTTGTGATGGTCACTTCAGCGGACTATCCACCTTATGAATTTCGAGATACTGCTAGTGGTAGCGCTGATATTGTTGGTTTTGACGTAGATATTGCCAACTATATTGCCAAAGAGTTAGGGTTTCAACTTGAGATTAAAGATACAGATTTCAGCGGCATAATTCCTGCTGTGCAATCAGGTCGGGCTGACTTTGCGATGGCTGGAATGACACCGACAGCAGAACGGAGGCAAAATGTAGATTTTTCCGATATTTACTATGAAGCCAAAAACACAATTGTTGCCCAAAAAGGTAGCAACCTAACCACACCTGAAAGTTTAGCAGGGAAAAAAGTCGGCGTTCAATTGGGTTCAACTCAAGAAAAAGCTGCTAAAGAAATAAAAGGCGCAAATCTTGTCGCACTAAACAAGACTGGGGAGATCATCCAAGAAGTTAAATCAAATCGTATCGACGCTGCAATTATCGAAGATACAATCGCCAAAGGTTTTATCGCCAATAACCCAGATTTGGAATTTAATACTGTTCCCAATACTGGAGAAGCAGGGAGTGCGATCGCGTTTGCCAAAGGTTCGCCGCTAGTCAATGACTTCAACCGCGTTCTGGCAGAAATGAAACAGAACGGGGAAATAGACAGGTTGGTGACAAAGTGGTTTGAAAACAATGGTAAAGCTGAAACCCCAGCTAGTAGTTCCAGCTTAGCTTTTGCTAAAATAACGCCCCGGATTCCTTTCATTTTAAAAGGAATATTAATTACTCTTCAATTTACTGCCATCTCAGCAGTTTTAGGATTCATTTGGGGAACAATCCTATCGTTGTTTAAGATTTCTACCTTCAAGCCGTTGGTTTGGTTCGCCACAGCTTACACGTCTATCTTTCGCGGCACACCACTACTGCTGCAAATCGCTTTAGTTTATTACGCAACGCCTCAATTGATTGGCTACAATATCCCCGCCTTGTTAGCAGGTGTAATTACCTTTACTCTCAACTCAGGTGCTTACATTTCTGAGACAATTCGCGGCGGTATTCTGGCAGTTGACAAAGGACAACGGGAAGCAGCTTTATCGCTTGGCGTTCCCTACAAACCAATGATGCTGGATATTATCTTGCCACAGGCGATAAAAAACATTTTGCCAGCATTGGTAAATGAGAGTATTGCACTACTGAAAGACTCAGCATTAGTCTCTACAATTGGTGTAACTGACTTGTTACGCCGCGCCCAAATTGTGGGAGCAGAACAATATATCTACTTTGAACCTTTGCTATTTGCAGGTGCAATTTACTATTTAATGGTCATGAGTTTAACATGGGGGGGTTATGCACTTGAACGAAGATTACAACGCAGCAGTTAA
- a CDS encoding iron uptake porin, translated as MRKHFGKIPFGIAALVNTLLIINFTQAKATGQTTDSLEIDTSLEQINQYSNDSPSVSPSDTDTDTMDQVTNVSQLRDVTPTDWAYEALRSLVERYGCIAGYPDGTFRGNRALSRYEFAAGVNACLTQIEKLIAASTADFVTKEDLATLQRLIDEFSTELATLRGRVDVLEARTNEIEANQFSTTTKLGGEVITYTGAAFGENAGDVNNATIGHRTRIDFNTSFTGKDRLRTRFQITNLRQFDTGATFGGGPDPGLTGETRFTPSSVSQNSDARISQLEYRFPVGDKIRIYLEAGTIDPSYVTDTITPFIDTSTGAISNFGQVNPVYFPLGNRAGIAANYALSKALSLDVGYFGEDAPNGPSNPGRDSGIFNGGYSAFAQLVYSGDRLKVGLLYLNSFSQAFGVDTLAGSNAAKVIDLTDPDGNPVVGNGYGAQVNYRFSPRFELGGWVGYTAARAVGNIKGDADVWNYAVTLAFPDLGKKGNLGGIVLGMQPKLTGTSNSALAQAIGLPPGQRSDRDTGYHIEAFYRYQLTENISITPGFFWLTAPNHDDRNPDAVIGVVRTSFIF; from the coding sequence ATGCGGAAACATTTTGGGAAGATACCTTTTGGTATAGCTGCCCTAGTCAACACGTTGCTAATTATCAATTTTACCCAAGCAAAAGCTACTGGACAAACCACAGATTCTTTAGAAATAGACACATCCCTAGAACAAATTAATCAGTACAGCAATGATAGTCCATCAGTTTCCCCGTCCGATACAGATACGGATACGATGGATCAAGTTACCAATGTGTCCCAGTTGCGGGATGTAACGCCGACAGATTGGGCTTATGAAGCATTGCGAAGTCTTGTGGAACGTTACGGCTGTATTGCAGGATATCCTGATGGCACTTTTCGCGGAAATCGCGCTTTGAGTCGCTATGAATTTGCCGCCGGGGTAAACGCTTGTTTGACGCAAATTGAGAAATTAATTGCCGCCAGTACCGCAGATTTTGTCACTAAAGAAGATTTAGCTACGCTACAAAGGCTGATTGATGAATTTAGCACAGAACTGGCAACACTACGCGGTCGAGTCGATGTGCTGGAAGCTAGAACCAACGAAATAGAAGCTAACCAATTTTCCACAACTACCAAACTAGGCGGTGAAGTAATAACCTATACTGGCGCTGCTTTTGGTGAGAATGCTGGCGACGTAAACAATGCTACCATCGGTCATCGAACTCGCATCGACTTTAATACAAGCTTCACTGGAAAAGACCGTTTAAGAACTCGTTTTCAAATAACTAATTTGAGACAGTTTGACACTGGGGCAACATTTGGCGGAGGGCCAGATCCAGGTTTAACAGGCGAAACTCGCTTTACTCCTAGTAGCGTATCTCAAAATAGTGATGCCAGAATCAGCCAGCTAGAGTATCGCTTTCCAGTGGGAGATAAAATAAGAATTTATCTGGAAGCTGGGACAATTGATCCGTCGTATGTTACGGATACAATTACTCCTTTTATCGATACGTCTACTGGTGCTATTTCTAACTTTGGTCAAGTCAATCCTGTGTATTTTCCACTGGGAAATCGAGCAGGTATTGCGGCAAACTATGCCCTTAGCAAAGCCCTCAGTTTAGACGTTGGTTACTTTGGTGAAGACGCGCCTAATGGGCCTAGTAACCCAGGCAGAGATTCAGGTATATTTAATGGTGGTTACAGTGCTTTTGCCCAATTGGTTTATAGTGGCGATCGCTTGAAAGTTGGGTTGCTTTACCTTAACTCTTTTTCTCAAGCTTTTGGTGTCGATACTCTTGCAGGTAGCAACGCCGCCAAAGTGATCGATCTCACCGATCCTGATGGTAATCCCGTGGTGGGTAATGGTTATGGCGCACAAGTTAATTACCGCTTCAGTCCCCGCTTTGAACTCGGCGGCTGGGTGGGTTATACTGCCGCCCGCGCTGTTGGTAATATCAAGGGGGATGCAGATGTCTGGAACTATGCAGTGACGTTGGCTTTCCCTGATTTGGGGAAAAAGGGAAATTTGGGCGGTATCGTGTTAGGGATGCAGCCTAAGTTAACTGGTACTAGCAATAGTGCTTTAGCGCAGGCTATTGGTTTACCTCCCGGACAAAGAAGCGATCGCGATACGGGATATCACATCGAAGCTTTCTACAGATATCAGTTAACAGAAAATATTTCGATTACTCCTGGTTTCTTTTGGCTAACAGCGCCTAACCATGACGATCGAAATCCTGATGCTGTGATTGGTGTAGTGAGAACAAGTTTCATTTTTTAG
- a CDS encoding ABC transporter ATP-binding protein, translating to MEEYQKPQTEISLLAATGLYKSFGGVRAVNNAEISVAQGSITGLIGPNGAGKTTLFNLLSNFIRPDKGRTIFDGEPIEHLQPYQIAQMGMVRTFQVARVLSRLTVMENMLLGAQKQTGENFWNVWLQPHLVVKEEKQLRERAMSMLESVGLAAKAQDYAGALSGGQRKLLEMARALMTQPKLILLDEPAAGVNPTLINQICEYITQWNREGMTFLIIEHNMDVIMSLCDRVWVLAEGRNLAVGTPIEIQRNSEVLEAYLGQ from the coding sequence GTGGAAGAATACCAAAAACCCCAAACAGAAATATCTTTACTAGCCGCTACTGGATTGTACAAAAGCTTCGGCGGAGTCCGGGCGGTGAATAATGCCGAAATTAGTGTAGCTCAAGGTAGCATCACTGGGCTGATTGGCCCGAATGGTGCTGGCAAAACTACTCTTTTCAACCTTTTGTCTAATTTTATTCGCCCTGATAAAGGGCGAACCATTTTTGACGGCGAACCTATTGAACACTTACAGCCGTATCAAATCGCCCAGATGGGAATGGTTCGGACGTTTCAGGTGGCGCGGGTGCTGTCGCGGCTGACGGTGATGGAAAATATGCTCTTAGGGGCGCAGAAGCAAACTGGCGAGAACTTTTGGAATGTCTGGCTTCAGCCGCATCTGGTTGTTAAAGAAGAAAAGCAACTGCGGGAACGGGCGATGAGTATGTTGGAATCTGTGGGTTTGGCTGCGAAGGCGCAGGACTACGCAGGGGCGCTGTCTGGCGGACAACGTAAGCTGCTAGAAATGGCGCGGGCGCTGATGACTCAGCCGAAGTTGATTTTGTTGGATGAACCAGCGGCGGGGGTGAATCCGACGTTGATTAATCAAATCTGCGAGTACATTACCCAATGGAATCGCGAGGGGATGACGTTTTTGATTATTGAACACAATATGGACGTGATTATGTCACTATGCGATCGCGTTTGGGTTCTCGCCGAAGGTCGCAATCTTGCTGTAGGTACTCCGATAGAAATTCAGCGCAACTCAGAAGTTTTAGAAGCTTATTTGGGGCAGTAA